Sequence from the Coriobacteriia bacterium genome:
CGTACAGCTGGTGCCGTTCACAAGCTTGACCTAGTCGACGAGCTCCATGATGACCATGGGGGCCGAGTCGCCCTTACGGGGGCCGAGCTTCAAGATGCGCGTGTAGCCGCCGGGGCGACCCTCGTAGCGCTCCTTGTCGTTGAAGATCTTGGCGACCAGATCCTTGTCACCGAGTGCAGCGATTGCCAGACGACGGGAGTGCACGTCGCCCTTCTTCGCCCACGTGATGATCTTGTCGACGAGGCCACGAACTTCCTTGGCCCGCGTCTCGGTCGTCTTCATGCGCTCGCTCTTGAACAGCGCAAGCGCGAGGCTCTTGAGCATGGCCTTGGTGTGGCTCGCATCGGTGCCGAGCTTGCGGCCCTTAACCTTGTGTCGCATATGAGCTCTCCTACTGCTTCAGGCCCAAGCCCATTTGCTGGAGCTTGTCCTTGACTTCTTCGATCGACTTGGCGCCGAAGTTCCGGATGTTGAGCAGGTCGTTCTCCGAGCACTCGTTGAGCTGCCCGATGGTGTTGACACCCTGACGCTTCAGGCAGTTGTACGAGCGGACCGAGAGGTCGAGCTCCTCGATCGGAGTGTCCAGCACGCTCTCGCCCTCGTCGACGGCGGCGGCAAAGATGCCCTCGCCCTCGATCGGCGTACCGGCCTGCTCGACGAAGAGCATCATGTGCTCGTCGATGATGCGGCCTGCACGAGCGACGGCATCGCCCGGATCGACCGAGCCGTTCGTCTCAACCTCGATGGTCAGCTTGTCGTAGTCGGTACGCTGGCCGACGCGGGTGTTCTCAACCACGTAGGTGCAGCGCGAGACCGGGCTGAACAACGAGTCGACGGTGATGACGCCGATCGGATCTTCCGGACGCTTGTTGCGGTCGGCCGAGACGTAACCGCGACCCACGCCGATACGAACGCCCATCTCGAGCTTCGCACCCTTGTTCAGGTTGGCGATGACGTGCTCCGGATTGACCAGTTCGAACTCCGACGGGACCTTCAGGTCCGCGCCGGTCACAACTGCTGGGCCCGTGACGGACAGCGTCGCAACCGCGTCGCCGGCACCAATGCCGGTCTCGCGGAAGACGAGCCCCTTCACGTTGAGCACCACGTCGGTGACGTCCTCGCGGACGCCCTCGATCGAAGCGAACTCATGCTGCTGGCCCTCGATACGAATCGAGGTCGCAGCAGCACCCTGGAGCGACGACAGCAGCACGCGACGCATGCAGTTGCCGAGGGTGTACCCGAAGCCACGCTCGAGCGGCTCGACGACGTAGCGAGCTACGCGATCGTCGATACGGTCGACGGTAACCTGGGGCCTCATGAACTCTGTCATCAAATAGCCTCCTTGGCTTCCCGCTACTTCGAGTAAAGCTCGACGATCAGCTGCTCGCGAACCGGTGCGTCTATCTGCTCACGCGTCGGCAGCGACAGTACCTTGCCCTGCAGCTTCTCGATATCGACCTCGAGCCAGCCCGGAACCTCAATCTTCTCCGAAGAGATGAGCGCCGTCTTGATGACCAGCAGGTCCTTGGACTTCGTGCGAACCGCTACGACCTCGCCGGGACGAACTCGGTACGAAGGAATGTCGACGCGGTGGTCGTTCACGGTGATGTGACCGTGACGCACGACCTGGCGAGCCTCGTCACGAGACTTCGCGAAGCCGAGACGGTAGACAACGTTGTCCAGTCGGCTCTCGAGGATACGCAGCAGGTTCTCACCGGTGATGCCTTTCTGGGCAGATGCGATGGTGTAGTAGCCGCGGAACTGCTTCTCGAGCAGACCGTACATACGCTTTGCGCGCTGCTTCTCGCGAAGCTGAACGCGATACTCCGAGTCACGCGGGCGTTTCTTGCCAGCCTGACCAGGGGGATACGGGCGCTTCTCTACTCCACACTTGTCGGAGTAGCAGCGATCGCCCTTCAAGAACAGTTTGATGCCTTCACGGCGGCACAGACGACAGTCCGCCCCGGTGTATCGAGCCATAAGCTAGGTTCCTCCCGAGTTACACGCGACGACGCTTGCGCGGACGGCAGCCGTTGTGCGGGACGGGAGTGCAATCCTGAATGCTCGAGATCTCCAGGCCGGCGGCCTGAAGCGAACGAATTGCGGTCTCGCGACCCGAACCAGGGCCCTTCACGAACACTGCCACCTTGCGAAGCCCGTGCTCCTGCGCCATCTTGGCAGCCGCCTCAGCAGCCATCTGCGCCGCGAACGGCGTCGACTTGCGCGAGCCCTTAAAGCCCACAGTGCCGGCAGACTGCCAGGAGATCACGTTGCCCGAGGGGTCCGTGATACTGACGATGGTGTTGTTGAATGTACTCTTGATGTGGGCCTGACCGACTGCGATGTTCTTGCGCTCTGAGCGCTTCAGTCGAGTCCGGACCACTTTCTTCTTGGCTGCCATTGCTACTTGCCCTTCTTCTTCGCACCGATTTGGCGACGCGGACCCTTACGG
This genomic interval carries:
- a CDS encoding DNA-directed RNA polymerase subunit alpha, translated to MTEFMRPQVTVDRIDDRVARYVVEPLERGFGYTLGNCMRRVLLSSLQGAAATSIRIEGQQHEFASIEGVREDVTDVVLNVKGLVFRETGIGAGDAVATLSVTGPAVVTGADLKVPSEFELVNPEHVIANLNKGAKLEMGVRIGVGRGYVSADRNKRPEDPIGVITVDSLFSPVSRCTYVVENTRVGQRTDYDKLTIEVETNGSVDPGDAVARAGRIIDEHMMLFVEQAGTPIEGEGIFAAAVDEGESVLDTPIEELDLSVRSYNCLKRQGVNTIGQLNECSENDLLNIRNFGAKSIEEVKDKLQQMGLGLKQ
- the rpsD gene encoding 30S ribosomal protein S4; the protein is MARYTGADCRLCRREGIKLFLKGDRCYSDKCGVEKRPYPPGQAGKKRPRDSEYRVQLREKQRAKRMYGLLEKQFRGYYTIASAQKGITGENLLRILESRLDNVVYRLGFAKSRDEARQVVRHGHITVNDHRVDIPSYRVRPGEVVAVRTKSKDLLVIKTALISSEKIEVPGWLEVDIEKLQGKVLSLPTREQIDAPVREQLIVELYSK
- the rpsK gene encoding 30S ribosomal protein S11; this encodes MAAKKKVVRTRLKRSERKNIAVGQAHIKSTFNNTIVSITDPSGNVISWQSAGTVGFKGSRKSTPFAAQMAAEAAAKMAQEHGLRKVAVFVKGPGSGRETAIRSLQAAGLEISSIQDCTPVPHNGCRPRKRRRV